One window of the Treponema primitia ZAS-1 genome contains the following:
- a CDS encoding C40 family peptidase, producing the protein MTHARFVCCFLLIFPLFRLSAEIPLAAVSTDDARTMLIEAAQKYRGVPYRYGGMSRQGLDCSGLVYLSFRDSFKVEVPRRAEDLYHWTERLEKAAIQPGDLVFFQRDGHIFHVGIYIGDGWFFHSASDGPKTGVMYSRLNESFWSRSYAGAGRALP; encoded by the coding sequence ATGACTCATGCGCGTTTTGTTTGCTGTTTTCTTCTGATTTTTCCCCTGTTCCGGCTGTCCGCGGAAATTCCCCTGGCGGCTGTCTCCACTGATGACGCCCGGACAATGCTTATTGAGGCGGCGCAAAAATACCGGGGCGTTCCCTATAGGTACGGCGGCATGAGCCGGCAGGGCCTGGACTGTTCGGGTCTGGTGTACCTGAGCTTCCGGGACAGCTTCAAGGTTGAGGTTCCCAGGCGCGCAGAGGATCTATACCATTGGACGGAGCGGCTGGAAAAGGCGGCTATCCAGCCCGGGGATTTGGTTTTTTTCCAGCGGGATGGCCATATATTCCATGTGGGGATCTATATCGGCGATGGCTGGTTTTTCCACTCCGCCTCGGACGGCCCTAAAACAGGGGTAATGTATTCCCGGCTGAACGAGAGTTTCTGGTCCCGCAGCTATGCCGGAGCCGGCCGAGCCCTGCCATAG
- a CDS encoding pirin family protein has product MLRYIDHTKMGRGIHGWLDSHFHFSFADYYNPENIQFGILRVINDDMVEPGMGFDTHPHENMEIISYVVDGELTHGDSMGNKKTLTRGQVQYMSAGTGVQHLEYNLGKEGLRFLQVWIFPDKIGYKPNYGDCRFNFEDRRDTWLPIASSTNNEKSKAPIRIHADINAYATIVSKGKSLTFEVAKNRQAYLVLVEGSATVNDVQLSMRDAVEITEENITLHAGEDAHALIIEMAKA; this is encoded by the coding sequence ATGCTGCGGTATATCGATCATACAAAAATGGGACGTGGTATTCATGGCTGGCTGGACAGCCATTTCCATTTTTCTTTTGCCGACTATTATAATCCGGAAAATATTCAGTTTGGAATTTTACGGGTTATAAACGACGACATGGTGGAACCGGGAATGGGCTTTGATACGCACCCCCATGAGAATATGGAAATTATTTCCTATGTTGTTGACGGGGAGTTGACCCACGGAGATAGTATGGGAAACAAGAAAACCCTGACCCGGGGACAGGTGCAGTATATGAGCGCAGGAACCGGAGTGCAGCACCTCGAATACAACCTGGGTAAGGAGGGCCTCCGTTTTTTGCAGGTATGGATTTTCCCGGACAAGATCGGATACAAGCCCAATTACGGCGATTGCCGGTTTAACTTTGAGGATAGGCGCGATACATGGCTGCCCATTGCATCAAGTACGAACAATGAAAAAAGCAAGGCCCCCATCAGGATTCATGCGGACATCAATGCCTATGCGACAATTGTATCAAAGGGAAAAAGTCTTACGTTTGAGGTTGCAAAAAACCGGCAAGCGTATCTTGTGTTGGTAGAGGGCAGCGCTACGGTGAATGATGTGCAATTGTCCATGCGCGATGCGGTTGAAATTACCGAAGAAAATATAACCCTTCATGCCGGGGAAGATGCGCACGCGCTTATTATTGAGATGGCGAAAGCGTAA